From the genome of Lotus japonicus ecotype B-129 chromosome 6, LjGifu_v1.2, one region includes:
- the LOC130722629 gene encoding probable serine/threonine-protein kinase At1g09600 isoform X2: MPRRGGGGGGGFRFCKFNLHLPCLMGCICSKGKSTNDYVAADNHHHHLHLTQTQIQTDSKPKHSDNDTATARLITHAASTPISSDEDKNAKSLQPKVSRIFSVTRGERGAQVLAGWPSWLTAVAGEAISGWIPRRADSFEKLDKIGQGTYSSVYRARDLETNKIVALKKVRFANMDPESVRFMAREILVLRRLDHPNVMKLEGMITSRVSGSLYLIFEYMEHDLAGLAARPSINFTEAQIKCYMQQLLRGLEHCHSHGVMHRDIKGSNLLLDNNGNLKIGDFGLATLVQPSQGQPLTSRVVTLWYRPPELLLGATDYGVAVDLWSAGCILAELFAGKPIMPGRTEVEQLHKIFKLCGSPSEEYWKKSKLPHATIFKPQQPYKRLVSETFKDFPSSALSLLEVLLGIEPKDRGTASLALQNEFFTAKPLPCDPSTLPKYPPSKEFDAKLREEEARRRRASNKGHGQESVGRNFRESNVVPASDANAELQASMEKRQEQSKCISEKFNPEEDGDYGFPLEPAKPRALSVFSHSGQSMHPTAYGSSRNMNLKQEDVLTGTDHAVKSRNCELRKQKSYWHGSTKLSRFSSSVAVRGDLRLDMSGDCSVNSQWPEDHFGMRCSHLPDDESNQLLDGPKPSRKKDFHLNGNDRAMSNAPKMSRTHYSGPLLPPEDNLEEMLKEHERQIQQAVRKARLDKDKIKKVDSENSLTRSLFYK; encoded by the exons ATGCCGcggcgaggaggaggaggaggaggaggattcaGATTTTGCAAATTCAATTTGCATCTGCCTTGTCTTATGGGTTGCATATGCTCCAAGGGAAAATCTACAAATGATTATGTTGCTGCTGATaaccaccatcaccatctcCATCTCACACAAACACAAATACAAACAGATTCCAAACCAAAGCATTCAGACAATGACACTGCTACTGCACGCCTCATTACCCATGCCGCCTCCACTCCCATTTCCTCCGACGAAGACAAGAATGCAAAATCACTCCAACCTAAGGTCTCTAGGATATTCAGTGTCACTAGAGGGGAAAGAGGGGCGCAGGTTCTTGCTGGCTGGCCTTCTTGGCTCACTGCTGTTGCAGGCGAAGCCATTTCTGGTTGGATACCTCGCAGAGCTGACTCATTTGAGAAGTTGGATAAG ATCGGACAAGGAACTTACAGCAGTGTTTATAGAGCTCGTGATCTTGAAACAAACAAAATTGTTGCATTGAAGAAGGTTCGATTTGCTAATATGGATCCAGAAAGTGTTCGCTTTATGGCAAGAGAAATTCTTGTACTGCGAAGGCTTGATCATCCAAATGTCATGAAGCTTGAAGGCATGATTACTTCAAGGGTTTCTGGTAGCTTGTACCTTATTTTTGAATATATGGAGCATGATCTTGCAGGGCTTGCAGCAAGACCCAGCATCAATTTCACTGAAGCGCAG ATCAAGTGTTATATGCAACAGCTTCTTCGAGGTCTTGAGCATTGTCACAGTCATGGTGTTATGCACCGTGACATCAAGGGCTCAAATCTTCTGCTTGACAATAATGGCAATCTAAAGATTGGTGACTTTGGACTTGCAACTCTGGTCCAGCCATCTCAAGGGCAGCCATTAACAAGTCGTGTAGTAACCTTGTGGTACAGACCACCTGAACTTTTACTTGGAGCTACAGATTATGGAGTTGCTGTGGACTTGTGGAGTGCTGGTTGTATTCTTGCAGAACTGTTTGCCGGGAAGCCTATAATGCCTGGACGAACAGAG GTGGAGCAACTTCATAAAATTTTCAAACTTTGTGGATCTCCTTCTGAAGAATACTGGAAGAAATCAAAGCTACCACATGCAACAATTTTCAAACCTCAACAACCTTATAAACGTCTTGTTTCTGAGACATTCAAAGATTTCCCCTCATCAGCACTGAGCCTCTTGGAGGTCCTACTTGGTATAGAACCAAAGGATAGAGGAACTGCATCTTTAGCACTTCAGAATGAG TTCTTCACAGCAAAGCCACTTCCTTGTGATCCATCAACTTTGCCAAAGTACCCACCAAGTAAGGAGTTTGATGCCAAACTTCGGGAAGAAGAAGCTAGAAG ACGGAGAGCTTCAAATAAAGGACATGGACAGGAATCAGTTGGGAGGAATTTTAGAGAGTCTAATGTTGTGCCAGCATCTGATGCTAATGCTGAGCTTCAGGCTTCAATGGAG AAGAGACAAGAGCAGTCCAAGTGCATTAGTGAGAAATTCAATCCTGAAGAGGATGGTGATTATGGCTTCCCTCTTGAACCTGCAAAGCCAAGAGCACTCAGTGTCTTCTCTCATTCTGGCCAGTCAATGCACCCAACTGCATATGGATCCTCACGCAATATGAATTTAAAACAGGAAGATGTTCTTACTGGCACTGACCATGCTGTTAAATCAAGAAACTGTGAGTTGAGAAAACAAAAATCCTACTGGCATGGTAGCACAAAGTTGTCAAGATTTTCTAGTTCAGTTGCAGTTCGAGGTGATTTGCGGCTTGATATGAGCGGAGACTGTAGTGTAAATTCACAGTGGCCAGAGGATCACTTTGGTATGAGATGTAGTCATTTGCCTGATGATGAGTCCAACCAATTGTTGGATGGACCCAAGCCTTCACGCAAGAAGGATTTCCATCTAAATGGGAATGATCGTGCTATG AGCAATGCTCCCAAAATGAGCCGCACACACTATTCCGGACCATTGCTGCCTCCGGAGGATAATCTTGAAGAAATGCTCAAGGAGCATGAAAGACAAATCCAACAGGCTGTCCGCAAAGCTCGTTTGGATAAGGACAAGATTAAAAAGGTTGACAGTGAGAATAGTCTAACCCGATCTCTTTTTTACAAGTGA
- the LOC130722629 gene encoding probable serine/threonine-protein kinase At1g09600 isoform X1 produces the protein MPRRGGGGGGGFRFCKFNLHLPCLMGCICSKGKSTNDYVAADNHHHHLHLTQTQIQTDSKPKHSDNDTATARLITHAASTPISSDEDKNAKSLQPKVSRIFSVTRGERGAQVLAGWPSWLTAVAGEAISGWIPRRADSFEKLDKIGQGTYSSVYRARDLETNKIVALKKVRFANMDPESVRFMAREILVLRRLDHPNVMKLEGMITSRVSGSLYLIFEYMEHDLAGLAARPSINFTEAQIKCYMQQLLRGLEHCHSHGVMHRDIKGSNLLLDNNGNLKIGDFGLATLVQPSQGQPLTSRVVTLWYRPPELLLGATDYGVAVDLWSAGCILAELFAGKPIMPGRTEVEQLHKIFKLCGSPSEEYWKKSKLPHATIFKPQQPYKRLVSETFKDFPSSALSLLEVLLGIEPKDRGTASLALQNEFFTAKPLPCDPSTLPKYPPSKEFDAKLREEEARSRRRASNKGHGQESVGRNFRESNVVPASDANAELQASMEKRQEQSKCISEKFNPEEDGDYGFPLEPAKPRALSVFSHSGQSMHPTAYGSSRNMNLKQEDVLTGTDHAVKSRNCELRKQKSYWHGSTKLSRFSSSVAVRGDLRLDMSGDCSVNSQWPEDHFGMRCSHLPDDESNQLLDGPKPSRKKDFHLNGNDRAMSNAPKMSRTHYSGPLLPPEDNLEEMLKEHERQIQQAVRKARLDKDKIKKVDSENSLTRSLFYK, from the exons ATGCCGcggcgaggaggaggaggaggaggaggattcaGATTTTGCAAATTCAATTTGCATCTGCCTTGTCTTATGGGTTGCATATGCTCCAAGGGAAAATCTACAAATGATTATGTTGCTGCTGATaaccaccatcaccatctcCATCTCACACAAACACAAATACAAACAGATTCCAAACCAAAGCATTCAGACAATGACACTGCTACTGCACGCCTCATTACCCATGCCGCCTCCACTCCCATTTCCTCCGACGAAGACAAGAATGCAAAATCACTCCAACCTAAGGTCTCTAGGATATTCAGTGTCACTAGAGGGGAAAGAGGGGCGCAGGTTCTTGCTGGCTGGCCTTCTTGGCTCACTGCTGTTGCAGGCGAAGCCATTTCTGGTTGGATACCTCGCAGAGCTGACTCATTTGAGAAGTTGGATAAG ATCGGACAAGGAACTTACAGCAGTGTTTATAGAGCTCGTGATCTTGAAACAAACAAAATTGTTGCATTGAAGAAGGTTCGATTTGCTAATATGGATCCAGAAAGTGTTCGCTTTATGGCAAGAGAAATTCTTGTACTGCGAAGGCTTGATCATCCAAATGTCATGAAGCTTGAAGGCATGATTACTTCAAGGGTTTCTGGTAGCTTGTACCTTATTTTTGAATATATGGAGCATGATCTTGCAGGGCTTGCAGCAAGACCCAGCATCAATTTCACTGAAGCGCAG ATCAAGTGTTATATGCAACAGCTTCTTCGAGGTCTTGAGCATTGTCACAGTCATGGTGTTATGCACCGTGACATCAAGGGCTCAAATCTTCTGCTTGACAATAATGGCAATCTAAAGATTGGTGACTTTGGACTTGCAACTCTGGTCCAGCCATCTCAAGGGCAGCCATTAACAAGTCGTGTAGTAACCTTGTGGTACAGACCACCTGAACTTTTACTTGGAGCTACAGATTATGGAGTTGCTGTGGACTTGTGGAGTGCTGGTTGTATTCTTGCAGAACTGTTTGCCGGGAAGCCTATAATGCCTGGACGAACAGAG GTGGAGCAACTTCATAAAATTTTCAAACTTTGTGGATCTCCTTCTGAAGAATACTGGAAGAAATCAAAGCTACCACATGCAACAATTTTCAAACCTCAACAACCTTATAAACGTCTTGTTTCTGAGACATTCAAAGATTTCCCCTCATCAGCACTGAGCCTCTTGGAGGTCCTACTTGGTATAGAACCAAAGGATAGAGGAACTGCATCTTTAGCACTTCAGAATGAG TTCTTCACAGCAAAGCCACTTCCTTGTGATCCATCAACTTTGCCAAAGTACCCACCAAGTAAGGAGTTTGATGCCAAACTTCGGGAAGAAGAAGCTAGAAG CAGACGGAGAGCTTCAAATAAAGGACATGGACAGGAATCAGTTGGGAGGAATTTTAGAGAGTCTAATGTTGTGCCAGCATCTGATGCTAATGCTGAGCTTCAGGCTTCAATGGAG AAGAGACAAGAGCAGTCCAAGTGCATTAGTGAGAAATTCAATCCTGAAGAGGATGGTGATTATGGCTTCCCTCTTGAACCTGCAAAGCCAAGAGCACTCAGTGTCTTCTCTCATTCTGGCCAGTCAATGCACCCAACTGCATATGGATCCTCACGCAATATGAATTTAAAACAGGAAGATGTTCTTACTGGCACTGACCATGCTGTTAAATCAAGAAACTGTGAGTTGAGAAAACAAAAATCCTACTGGCATGGTAGCACAAAGTTGTCAAGATTTTCTAGTTCAGTTGCAGTTCGAGGTGATTTGCGGCTTGATATGAGCGGAGACTGTAGTGTAAATTCACAGTGGCCAGAGGATCACTTTGGTATGAGATGTAGTCATTTGCCTGATGATGAGTCCAACCAATTGTTGGATGGACCCAAGCCTTCACGCAAGAAGGATTTCCATCTAAATGGGAATGATCGTGCTATG AGCAATGCTCCCAAAATGAGCCGCACACACTATTCCGGACCATTGCTGCCTCCGGAGGATAATCTTGAAGAAATGCTCAAGGAGCATGAAAGACAAATCCAACAGGCTGTCCGCAAAGCTCGTTTGGATAAGGACAAGATTAAAAAGGTTGACAGTGAGAATAGTCTAACCCGATCTCTTTTTTACAAGTGA